In Acanthochromis polyacanthus isolate Apoly-LR-REF ecotype Palm Island chromosome 18, KAUST_Apoly_ChrSc, whole genome shotgun sequence, the following proteins share a genomic window:
- the dtwd2 gene encoding tRNA-uridine aminocarboxypropyltransferase 2: protein MDNVPGVCSSDPPGENGPDSGSTDDGLVDAFGDLAALPVEVGERRPTCLRCRRPQKVCLCPFLPPQPLEVSTCLYVVQHPAEESRVLRTVPLLAACLPLGKCNVIVGRRFNEEKHPELAAVCRDSGTLILYPGPKSQNLEDLVQYQEVGTVKHNVIIIDGTWSQAKNMFLKNSLFHLPKQVQLNRTLSSQYVIRTQPSNICLSTLECAAVALSILERNDEIQEVLLRPLKALCSFQLQHGAQIHHSKEHLLRNGMYDKPMPKNKRKIKRMEKLITDHNICPR, encoded by the exons ATGGACAATGTCCCCGGTGTTTGCTCCTCGGACCCCCCGGGAGAAAACGGACCGGACAGCGGCTCCACGGACGATGGGTTAGTCGACGCTTTCGGAGACCTGGCTGCCTTGCCGGTGGAGGTCGGCGAGAGAAGACCGACCTGTTTACGGTGCCG TCGCCCTCAGAAGGTGTGTCTCTGTCCTTTTCTTCCACCACAACCCCTGGAGGTGTCCACATGTCTGTACGTAGTGCAGCATCCTGCAGAG GAGAGTCGAGTACTTCGCACAGTGCCTCTACTCGCTGCTTGTTTGCCACTAGGAAAGTGCAATGTCATAGTTGGAAGGAGGTTTAATGAGGAAAA GCACCCGGAGCTGGCTGCGGTGTGTCGGGACAGCGGAACACTGATCCTGTACCCGGGTCCCAAATCCCAGAACCTGGAGGATTTAGTGCAGTACCAAGAAGTGGGCACCGTGAAGCATAATGTGATCATCATAGACGGCACTTGGAGCCAGGCCAAAAACATGTTCCTCAAGAACAGCCTGTTCCACCTGCCCAAACAG GTGCAGCTCAACAGGACTCTGTCCAGTCAGTACGTGATCCGCACTCAACCCTCCAACATCTGTCTGTCCACGCTGGAATGTGCTGCTGTCGCTCTGTCAATCCTGGAGCGGAACGACGAGATCCAAGAG GTTCTGCTGAGGCCCCTGAAAGCTCTGTGCTCCTTCCAGCTGCAGCACGGCGCTCAGATTCATCACAGCAAGGAGCATCTACTGAGGAACGGCATGTACGACAAGCCCATGCCCAAGAATAAACGCAAGATAAAGAGGATGGAGAAACTCATCACTGACCACAACATCTGCCCAAGATGA